The Solanum lycopersicum chromosome 2, SLM_r2.1 DNA window TCAGAAAATATTCCACCTTCACTAATACCATCTGCTACTAGATGTGTGGAATATGCATGCTTTTTAAAAGATCGATAAGCAGGTAGACTGGCGAATTTGAAGGATATACAAATCTGGTTAAGAACGACAACGACAGTACTGATTTCAGTGAGTGAAGagctaaagaaaagaaaaagtaccTGAATCCACTGATCATTCATCCTTCCTTCATGTCCTATAACTGGACCAGTTGCATTTTGCTGTATTTTGATCGCTCCAGGACCGGCAGCTGATGCATTCCACACGTCCATTCCAATATTTAGGTTAGTTGCAGGCATGGTGACAGGATTTCCATGTATAGAAGTCGGGTGATTCTCTTTCGCAGGATTATTCTGTGCACTGGCTCCTGATAATCACCATAGTTAGAAACTCAATTATttgttgataataataatggCAGAATCAAGAAGAGAGCTCACAGAAGTTACCATCTGCAAGCATTTGATCAAAGCTTCCCTTCTTGTTTGCAGCAAATTCCTGTGAGATGGCATATGATCAAAAAAAGTTCCAACTAGCCATTGCGGGACAAGGTAAGGATAAAATTGAAACTCATGATCTCCATGGCAtgtaaacaaagaaagaagtgGTCAGGGGCGGACTGAATACTTACATTGttatcattttcatcatttGTATCTGATGTACCTTCACTTCTGCTTTCATCACTGTTcacgaaaaaaataaaacaatcagATGCATGAATGATCCATAATGAAGAATTTTTGCAGAAATATGATTCATAATCAGACCTTTGTGTGGCACCATCATTTCCGGAACCTGAAGTAACTTTCCCATTGTCGCCTGCCTTACCACCAGAACAGACCTTTAACTTTTTACTTGAATTCCGATCCTTTCCTTCAGGCCCCTTCCCATCTGCTTCAGGATTTGCCGGCACAGAATTTGGAGCCGGCTGAAAATACGTGAACAAAATATTAGCATGATCtgtctttttgtattttttcttttgggaaGAAGAGGTAACTTGCTTTCATCAGCTTTCAAATTCATAAGAATAAATTACAGATAAGCTTGATTACCGTGGCAATGTTAGGATGAGCATAAACTCCGGCAGGAGGATATAAAGCTGGATATGGAACTGGAGTCCCATAAGGAGGCATAAGAGGATGCTGAAATATGAGATGGGTGATCAGAGTAAGTAGTACTGTGAGTTCAGAGGTTGTGAGATAGCTAGTGatcggaaaaaaaaaagaacaaataaattagGAACAGAAAATCAACTACCTGACCTCCCCACATGTATGGGTGGGGAGCAGGAGAAGCAACAGGTGAGGCAAAAAAAGGAGGAGTAGCTCCAGCACTATAATAAGCCTAAACaggaaaagaaatagaaaactaaaatattattcatcAGCGTTCATGTCATTGGCTTaatcatttatgaaattaatagcAACCTGCATAGAGCTTGACCAATCAGGATATGAAGGTGCGGTTGGTGTCTCCTGATCAAACATTAGAAAACTTGTGAACAGTGAGCCGACATGCATTAACACACACAGAGAGAGACAGAATAGCACATGTTTAATGATTGATTAGCtgtaaatcataaaaaagacaataaagagaaagaaagggACCTGAGTTAAAGGAGGCTTTGAAGTCTTTGTAGGAGTGCTCTCTTCCCCAGCTCCCATTGGGTCAATCAATTGTATATGCAGGTATCCACGGGAATAATCCAAAAATGGCTTGCTCAGCGAAAGGCTAGGTAGATTATAACagggaaaagaaattaaaactcttccattttctttttttggataAGTAGAAGTTAGAACTCCTACCATTTTGCATCTATAAGGATTATTTCTTTCGTTGTCATAGgaacaacaacaaatattatGCTCAATCTCAATTTGACTATCTGAATCCTCACTTATTTCTTTAAGCTCAACTCATGTTATCATCATaccaagtaaaaataaaagtgaaaattaagttttatatatataaataatagtaattgtaataaatgaaaataatattagaagTTCTCCAACAAGACTAAATCATATTCCCTACTAGTATATATTACCTATATGAATCCTTTTCTACCATTTGCCATATCTTTAGCTAAGTCTACATTGTGAGGCATTGATCCCACGAGAAGATAGGTCTTTCAAGAGAATTTCCTTCCAAGTGATTGCTCACATTGCCAGTCCCAAATCGAAATGGACGAAGGTTGTGAAGGCTTGAAGCCAGCATGAAATTTGTCAATTCATGAGCCATAGTCATATGAACAAGTATACAGTTTTTGGCTTTCTAGTAAGCAAATGATACACAAATTCCGCCTAGGAAGTTAACCTTATGACATAAAAGGAAGACTAAAGATCACTATGCCTCAAATCCACATTAGTTACAGTTGGCTTGATGTAAATACAATGATTGAAAAATTACACTTGTGAAATATATTGGTATAATCTATGTTGATCAAACTCAAGTGCGGAAATCCAATTTGGGTGCAGATCTAGAGGTCGGATTCTTCATGACACAAATTTTAAGATGGGCACTGATCCAAGTTGCCATGTTTTCTTCACTATCATGTTTCTTTTTCATTACTACTTTGATTTGATTTGCTTGAGATGATGGTCTTCCGAAAATAGACTCTCTACCTCCACCAGATGGAAGTAAGGTCCATATAAACCTTAGCCTCCCTAGACCCCACTCTGTGA harbors:
- the GBF4 gene encoding G-box binding protein; protein product: MGAGEESTPTKTSKPPLTQETPTAPSYPDWSSSMQAYYSAGATPPFFASPVASPAPHPYMWGGQHPLMPPYGTPVPYPALYPPAGVYAHPNIATPAPNSVPANPEADGKGPEGKDRNSSKKLKVCSGGKAGDNGKVTSGSGNDGATQSDESRSEGTSDTNDENDNNEFAANKKGSFDQMLADGASAQNNPAKENHPTSIHGNPVTMPATNLNIGMDVWNASAAGPGAIKIQQNATGPVIGHEGRMNDQWIQEERELKRQKRKQSNRESARRSRLRKQAECEELQRRVEALSHENHSLKDELQRLSEECEKLTSENNLIKEELTLLCGPDVVSKLERNDNVTRIQSNVEEAS
- the GBF4 gene encoding G-box binding protein isoform X1; protein product: MVEKDSYSLSLSKPFLDYSRGYLHIQLIDPMGAGEESTPTKTSKPPLTQETPTAPSYPDWSSSMQAYYSAGATPPFFASPVASPAPHPYMWGGQHPLMPPYGTPVPYPALYPPAGVYAHPNIATPAPNSVPANPEADGKGPEGKDRNSSKKLKVCSGGKAGDNGKVTSGSGNDGATQSDESRSEGTSDTNDENDNNEFAANKKGSFDQMLADGASAQNNPAKENHPTSIHGNPVTMPATNLNIGMDVWNASAAGPGAIKIQQNATGPVIGHEGRMNDQWIQEERELKRQKRKQSNRESARRSRLRKQAECEELQRRVEALSHENHSLKDELQRLSEECEKLTSENNLIKEELTLLCGPDVVSKLERNDNVTRIQSNVEEAS